Below is a window of Rhodopseudomonas sp. P2A-2r DNA.
GCGTGAGCGGGATCAGCAGCGAGATCACCGCATAGACCAAGCTCGGAAAGCCCAGCACCCGGCGCAATCCGAACACCGTGGCCATCCAGGCCACCGCGGGGGCGATGAAGATCTGCGACGCCGTCGCCGCAGTCGAGAGCCAGGCGCCCTCGTCGAAGCTCAGCGAGAGTGCGCCACGGATGTCCGGCAGCCCGACCGAAAAGATGCGGGTGTCGAAGTTGGCCAGGAACGAGCCGAGCAACACCGCGCCTACCGCGAAGATCGGGCGGTGCGAGACGCCGCCGGTGGAGACCGGGCCGCTCTCGATGACCTTACTTGGTGCCATGGATCGCATCCCCGCGCGTGGCAACGGCGGGCTGGTCGGTGTGGATGCGCGCGGTGACCGACATGCCCGGGAGCAGCCGTTGCTGCAGCTGCTGGCCGGGATCGAGTTCGATGCGGACCGGCACGCGCTGCACGACTTTCGTGAAGTTGCCGGTTGCGTTGTCCGGCGGCAACAGCGCGAATTGCGATCCCGAGGCCGGCGAGATCCGCTCGACCCGGCCGCGCAGCGGCTGGTCGGAGAAGGTATCGACGATGATATCGACCGGCTGGCCGGGCTGCACCCGCGTCAGCTGCGTCTCCTTGTAATTCGCGATCACATAGACGTTCGGCAGCGGCACCACGCTGATCAGGCTCGAGCCGATATTGACGTAGTCGCCCGCCTGCACCTGACGCTCCCCGACGACGCCGTCGAACGGCGCGACGATCCTGGTATAGCCGAGCCGCAATTTGGCGGCATCGAGCGCGGCCCTGGCGCCGAGCAGATCCGCGGCGCGCTGCTGCTTGGTGCCGGCGAGCACTTCGAGCTGATGGCGCTGCGCGGCGATGATCGCGGCACTGGCCTTCACATCAGCCTGCGCCTTGGCATAGGCGGCCACCGCCTGCTCGAACTTCTGCCGCGTGCCGGCTTCGGTCCGGGTCAGCGACTGCTGGCGCTCCTGCTCTTGCCGCGCCTCGACCTCAAGCGCCTGCGCCGACACCCGCTGCGCCTCGGCCTGGGCGATGGTGGCATATTGCAGCTCGACCTGATTGGCGAGGTTGTCCAGCGCCGCCTGGGCGGCGGCGACGGCGGCCTGCGCCTGCGCCACCTGGGCCTCGTAATCGGCGGGATCGATCTGCACCAGCAGGTCGCCGGCCTTGACGCGCTGGAAATCCCGAACGGGCACCGCCAGCACCGCGCCCGCCACCCGGCTGCTCAGCCGTGTCGTCTCGGCACGGATATAGGCGTCGTTGGTCGACTGCACCGCCATGCCGCCGATCCAGATATCCCAGCGCAGGGTCGCGACAACGATGAAGGTCACCGCCGCCGCCAGTGCCACCAGCGGAATCGCCAGCCGGCGCCAGGTCTGCTGCGCTGGCGTTAACGCCGGATTCTGGTTTTGGTCAGCCTGAGACATCGGGTCCGTCCTCGTATCGATGGAGGCAGACTGCCTTTGTCCCCGGCCTCTCGCAAGATTCGTATCGCAGGTTTTGGCGCCAGCGAGCCGGACCGCAACCGGGCTGGAAGGAAACAGCGACGTCGACGTTGCCGTGTCGTTGCTCCTGCCGCCTATGCCCCCGATTTCAGCTGCGCCGGATCAATCGGCAATTTACGCAGGCGCTTGCCTGTCAGGTTGAAGATCGCATTGACCACGGCCGGCGCAATCGTCGCGGTGCCGGGTTCGCCGATGCCGCCGGGTTCCTCATGGCTGTCGATTAGATGGACTTCGATGACCGGCACTTCATTGATGCGCATCGCCTGATAGGTGTCGAAATTTCCCTGCTCGACGCGACCGTTCTTCAGGGTGATTTCGCCATACAGCGCGGCGGTCAACCCGAACAGGATGCCGCCCTCCATCTGTGCCTTGATGGTGTCCGGGTTGATCATCTGCCCGCAATCGACGGCGCAGACCACGCGCTCGACCCTGACCTGACCGTCCTTCCCCACCGAAACCTCGGCGACCTGGGCGATATAGCTGCCGAAGCCGAACACGACGCTGACGCCGCGGCCCCGGCCGGCCGGCATCGGCTTGCCCCAGCCCGCCTTGTCGGCGGCGAGGTCGAGCACCGCTTTGGCGCGCGGGGCCTTGTCGAGCAGCGCCCGGCGGTAGGCGACCGGATCCTGTTTGGCGGTCGCCGCCAGCTCATCGACAAAGCCTTCAACCATGAAGGCATTGTGCGTGGTGCCGACACCGCGCCACCAGCCGGTTGTGAGCCCGGCCGGCGGCTCCTGCCGGACATAATCGACCAGCAGGTTATCGAAGCCGTAGGGGCCGGAGCCGGCCTCCACCGCATCGGAATCGAGACCATCCTTGAAGAAGGGCGGTGCCCAGCGCGCCAGGATCGACGAGCCGACGACACGATGGTTGAAGGCCACAGGTCTGCCGCTGGCGTCGAGACCGGCGCTCAGCGTGTCGTAGTAGTAGGGACGGTAGATGTCGTGCTGGATGTCCTCCTCGCGGGTCCAGATCACCTTGACGGGATAGTCGACCTGCTTGGCGATCTGCACCGCCTGGGTGATCCCGTCGACATCGAGACGGCGCCCGAAACCGCCGCCGAGCAGATGGTTGTGTACCTTGACCTTGTCGAGCGGCAGGCCGGTGACCGCAGCGGCCGTCGCCTGCGCGCGCGAAACCACCTGGGTGCCAACCCAGACGTCGCAGCCATCCTTGCGCACATGCACGGTGCAATTCATCGGCTCCATTGCCGCATGAGCCAGCAACGGCATCTGGTAGACCGCGTCCATTTTCGTTGCGGCGCCGGCAATCGCCTTGGCGACATCGCCCTGCTTCACCGCCACCACGCCGTCCCTGTCCGAAGCATCCTTGAGCTGCTGCACCAGGTCGGCGCTGGAGAACTGTGCACTAGCCCCCTCGTCCCAGGTGATCACCAGCGCTTCCAGCCCCTTCTTCGCTGCCCCCATGTGGTCGGCAATCACCGCCACCGCATTATCGAGCTTGACGATTTGGCGCACGCCCTTGATCGCCATGGCCTTGCTGTCGTCGACGCTGCCGAGTTTGCCGCCAATCACCGGACACGCCGCGACAGTGGCGACCTTCATGCCGGGCACCTTGGTATCGATGCCGTATTCCGCCGTCCCGTTGACCTTGCCGGCGCTGTCGAGGCGCTTCGCCGGCGTGCCGATCAGCGTAAAATCCTTTTGGGTTTTCAGCGGGACATCTGCAGGAACCGGCAGCTTGGCGGCGGCATCGACCAGTCTGCCATAGGCTAGCTTGCGTCCGGTGGGCGTATGGATCACCTCGCCCTTGACGGCGCGACAGGTGGCAGGATCGACCTTCCACTCTGCCGCCGCGGCCTGGATCAGCATGGCTCGCGCGGTAGCGCCGGCCATCCGCAGCGGCTTCCAGAACCCCCGTACCGAGGTCGAACCGCCAGTAACCTGGAAGCCGATCAGGGGTTGACGTACAGTTTGTCGTCCGGCGGCGCGTGCTCGAGCCTGACCTTCGCCAGTTCGACTTCAAGTTCTTCGACAATCAGCATCGGCATCGAGGTGTAAGTGCCCTGCCCCATCTCGACCTGGGCCATCACCAGCGTGACTTGGCCGTCGCGGTCGATCCGCACGAAGGCATTGGGCGCGAAGGCGGCCGCGTCGGCGGCATCGGCGCGGCCGGGCCATCCGGGCATGCTGATACTGAGCAACAGCCCGCCTCCGGCGGCCGCACCCGCCGTGAGCACGGTGCGGCGCGACAGCACGCGCGGCATCCTGGGTTCAGAAATGGCGTCGCGATCGATCAATTTGTCGAACATGGTGTCAGCCCTTCTGCCCGTTGGTCGCGGGTGCCGCCGCGGCATGCTTGATGGCTTCGCGGATCCGGACATAGGTGCCGCAACGACAGATGTTGCCCGCCATGGCATCGTCGATATCGCTGTCTTTCGGGCTGGGATTGCTCGCCAGCAAGGCCGTTGCCGACATGATCTGGCCGGACTGGCAATAGCCGCATTGCACCACCTCAAGATCGAGCCAGGCCTTCTGGATCCGGGCGCCGGCCGGCGTCTGGCCGATGGCCTCAATGGTGGTGATCCTGGAGTCGCCGACGCTGTCGATCGGCGTGACGCAGGAGCGGACGGCGCTGCCGTCCTGGTGCACGGTGCAGGCGCCGCACAGGGCCTCACCGCAGCCGAACTTGGTCCCGGTCATGCCGAGTACGTCGCGCAGCACCCAGAGCAGAGGCGTGTCGCTGTCGACGTCGACCGAATGGCTCACGCCATTGATATTGATACTATAGGCCATGACGATCTCCAGACACAGGCGTACGACTCGCGGTCGCAGCAAGGAGTTACCGGCAGTCGGGGCGCGACAGCCGGGCGAATGGAATGATGAAGACAATATCATACGTCCGCTCACGGCTTCTCGCAATCGCCGATAGCGCGCAAAATGCATTTCACGCGAGAACGGTAGACCGGGTCATTCACAAAGTTGCGACAAGCCCGATCCGGCGCCGGACTCTATTGCGAGGCCGGACGATCGCTGCTCGGGGTCGGTCAATCGCCGGCCGCAGCGTCGACTCCGTCTTCGGATCCCACCTGACCGTTGCGGGCTGCCGGAAATGCCTCTAGACCAGCCGGCATGGACGCCATCTTCCTCGACCTCGACGGCACGCTGACCGACCCCAAAGTCGGCATCACCCGCTCCATCCAGCACGCGCTCGCCGCCCTCGATCAACCAGTCCCCGCCGAGCAGGATCTGCTGTGGTGCATCGGCCCGCCGCTGATCACCAGTTTCCGCACCATGCTCGGCGACGAAGCCCGTGCGGCACGCGCGGTGACGCTGTATCGCGAACGGTTCTCCGACATCGGCCTCTACGAAAACAAGCTCTATGACGGCATCCACGAACTGCTGACAGGGCTGAAGGCGGCCGGGCCCCGGCTGTTCGTCGCCACCAGCAAGGCCCACGTGTTCGCCAGCCGCATCATCGAGCATTTCGGCCTGGCCGGCTATTTCGAGCATGTCTACGGCGCCGAGCTCGACGGCACCCGAGGCGAAAAGACGGCGCTGCTGCACTACGCGCTCGACCAGCGCGGTCTCGCCGGGAATCGCGCAGTCATGGTCGGCGACCGCAGCTTCGACATGATCGGCGCCCGCAACAACGCCATGACCCCGGTCGGCGTTCTCTATGGTTACGGCAACGAGCAGGAACTGCGCGGGGCCGGCGCCGCCCACGTCTGCGTGACGCCGCAGGCGGTGGGCGTACGTCTCGCCGGACTGCTCGGCGCGACAAAAATCGCCTGAGCCGTCCGGCCAGCGCGCTCACCAACCCCGGCGGGCCTCAGCCGGTAGCGCCTGCCTTTTGGCCAGCGGCGCGCGCCATCCGATCAGGCCTGGGCGAAGCTGCGAAATTGCACGCCCATAGTTTAACCAGCACCCTCACAATTGCTGGGCATTTTTCGGGATGCCTTCGCGCGTCGCGCGTACCCCGCCGGGGCCGATCGGCATCAAATGTACCTTTATGCGGGCTTGATTGATCCGCGCAGGCCAGCCATGCTCATGGCGGACATCTCAGATTCAGCGTGATCCAAAGGAGAACACCATGGGCTATAAACATGCGACCGGCATTCTGATCGCCGCCGCGCTCTGCGCAGGACCGGCTTCGGCGCAGGAGCTGACCGGGACATTGAAGAAAATCAAGGACAGTGGCGCGATCACCATCGGGTTCCGTGACTCCTCGGTGCCGTTCTCCTATCTGGACGACAACCAGAAGCCGGTCGGCTTCGCCATGGACATCTGCTACAAGATCGTGGATGCCGTGAAGAAAGAGCTGAAGAACGACAAGATCGAAGTCAAGCTCAACCCGGTGACCTCGGCCACCCGCATTCCGCTGATCGCCAACGGTACCGTCGACCTCGAATGTGGTTCGACCACCAACAACGTCGACCGCCAGAAGCAGGTCTCCTTCACCAACACCCACTTCCTGACCGCCAGCCGCTTCGTCTCGAAGAAGTCCAGCAAGATCAACTCGATCGACGATCTCAAGGGCAAGTCGGTGGTCTCCACCTCCGGCACCACCAACATCAAGCAGCTCACTGAAGCCAACGCCGCGCGCAACCTCGGCATCAACGTGATTGCCGCCAAGGACCATGCCGAAGCGTTCCTGATGGTCGAGACCGACCGCGCCGTCGCCTTCGTCATGGACGACATCCTGCTCGCCAGCCTCGCCGCCGGCTCCAAGGATCCGTCGGGCTACGTCATCTCCAAGGATGCGTTCTCCAAGCCCGAGCCCTACGGCATCATGCTGCGCAAGGACGACGCGGCTTTCAAGAAGGTCGCCGACGACGCCACCGCCGCTCTCTACAAGAGCGCCGACGGCAAGAAGCTGTATGACAAGTGGTTCATGTCGGCGATCCCGCCGAAGGGCCTGAACCTCAACGTGCCGATGGGCGCCGAGCAGGCCAAGGCCTTCGCGAAGCCGTCGGATTCGGCCGATCCTGACGCCTACACCAACTAAGCAAGGACGACACGAGGCTCATGCGATGGCCCGGCCATTGCATGAGCCTTTTGCCAACAGGCGTGGGGCGGGGGTAAATTCGTGAACTATCACTGGAATTGGGGCATCTTCTGGGAGCAGACGCCGGAGGCAACGGGCACCTACTTCAGCACGCTGATGAGCGGGCTTGGTGTCACAATCCTGCTTGCGCTGTGTGCCTGGACGATCGCCTTCGTGGTCGGCTCGCTGATCGGCATCATCCGCACCCTGCCCTCCAAATGGTCGGAACGGCTCGGCAACGCCTATATCGAGACCTTCCGCAATATCCCCTGCTGGTGCAGCTCTTCATCTGGTTCTTCGTCATTCCCGAACTGCTGCCGAAGGATCTCGGCACCTGGGTCAAGCAGTTGCGCAACGGCCCGTTCTATACGGCGGTCATCGGCATCGGCCTGTACATGTCATCCCGTGTGGCCACCCAGGTCAGCGCCGGCATCAATTCGCTGCCAAAAGGCCAGCGCATGGCCGGCACCGCGATCGGCCTCACCACCGTGCAGACCTATCGCTATATCCTGCTGCCGCTGGCCTATCGCATCATCTTCCCGCCGCTGACCTCCGAGTTTCTCAACACCATCAAGAACACCGCGGTGGCACTGACCATCGGCGTCATGGAACTGACCGCGCGGGCGCGCTCGATGCAGGAATTCTCGTTCCAGGTGTTCGAGGCCTTCACGGCCGCGACCGTGATCTACCTTGTCCTCAGCGCCGTGGTGACAATCGGGATGCGCTATGCGGAGAAGCGCCTCGTCATCCCCGGCTTTAACGGGGGAAGGCGTAATGTTCAGCGATTTCGATTTCAACGTCATCTGGCGCAGCCTGCCCTACCTGTTCGAGCAGGGCATGACCTTCACGCTGACGCTGACGGCGATAGCCACCGTCGGCGGACTGATCCTCGGCACGCTGGTCGCCTTGATGCGACTGTCGTCGAACGTCGCGCTGTCGACCTTTGCGGCGAGCTACGTCAACCTGATGCGCTCACTGCCGCTGGTGCTGGTGATCTTTCTGTTCTACTTCCTGATGCCCTATATCGGACAGTGGATATTGCGGGCCGACCAGCCGGTCCAGGTCGGCGCCTACACCTCGACCATCGTCACCTTCACACTGTTCGAGGCGGCGTATTTCTCCGAGATCATGCGCGCCGGCATCCAGTCGATCCCGCGCGGCCAGGTCATGGCCGGTTATGCCATCGGCCTGAACTACCGCGAGGTGATGCGCCACGTCGTGCTGCCGCAGGCCTTCCGCAACATGCTGCCGGTGATCTTCACCCAGACCATCGTGCTGTTCCAGGATACCTCGCTGGTCTACGTGCTGTCGATCACCGACTTCCTCGGCGCCGCCTCCAAGGTGGCGCAGCGCGACGGCCGCCTCACCGAAATGTACCTGTTCGCCGCGGTGGTCTATTTCGCGATCTGCTTCACCGCCTCGTTCTTCGTCAAGCGCCTGCAAAAGCGCATCAGCATCATCCGATAGCCGTGCCGTTCATTTCCGTGCCTCCAACATCCGGTCGATCCCCATGCCCATGATCACCATCGACAACGTCAGCAAATGGTACAATCCCACGTTCCAGGTACTGAAGCATTGCAGCACCACGGTGGACAAGGGCGAGGTCGTGGTGGTCTGCGGTCCGTCCGGTTCGGGGAAATCGACCCTCATCAAGACCGTGAATGCGCTGGAGCCGGTGCAGGAAGGCACCATCCTGGTCGACGGTCTCAACGTCACCACGATGAAGAAGGACCTGCCAAAGCTGCGCTCGCGCGTCGGCATGGTGTTCCAGCACTTCGAACTGTTTCCGCACCTGCGCATCGTCGAGAACCTGTGCCTCGGCCAGACCAAGGTCCTCGGCCGCTCCGAGGACGCCGCGCGCGCCAAGGCAATGAAGATGCTGGAGCGCGTCGGCCTCACCGCGCATGCGGAGAAATATCCCGGCCAGCTGTCCGGCGGTCAGCAGCAGCGCGTCGCCATCGCGCGGGCGCTGGTGATGGACCCGATCTGCATGCTGTTCGACGAGCCGACCTCGGCACTGGATCCGGAAATGATCAACGAGGTGCTCGACGTCATGGTCGAACTCGCCAAGGAAGGCATGACCATGATGGTGGTGACCCACGAGATGGGGTTCGCCAAGAAAGTCGCCAACCGCGTCATCTTCATGGATGCCGGCGAGATCGTCGAAGACGCCCAGAAGGACGACTTCTTCGGCCACCCGCGCAGCGATCGCGCGCAGCAGTTCCTGTCGAAGATCCTGGCGCATTAGTCAGTGGTTTCCTCCCCCGCGTCTTCCGCGGTGGGGAGGGTCGGCCGAACGAGACGATGCGCAGCATCGGTGAAGTGGAGGCCGGGGTGGGGGACCTCAAACGCTGACGTCCGTATTGCTGCCCCCACCCGACCGCGCTTCGCGCGGCCACCCTCCCGCCACGCGCAGCTTCGCTGCGCTTTGGGAGAGGAAGAAAGCGCCCTACCAGGTGGCCAGCACCGCGCCCTTGAACTTGGTGGCGATAAATTCCTTGATCTCCGGCGACTGATAGCTCTCCACCAGCGTCTTCACCCACGGCTTGTCCTTGTCGGCAATGCGCACCGCGATGACGTTGGCGTAGGGGCCCTTGGGATCTTCACGCAGCAGCGCGTCCTTGACCGGGTCGAGGCCGGACTGAGTGGCGTAGTTGGTGTTGACGCCCGCGGCATCGACGTCGTCGAGGGTACGCGGGGTCTGCGCGGCATCGATCTCGATGATCTTCAGCTTCTTCGGGTTCTCGGTGATGTCGAGCATGGTCGGCTTGAAGCCGACGCCGTCCTTCAGCTTGATGACGCCCTTGTCGCGCAACAGCAGCAGCACGCGGCCGCCATTGGTCGGGTCATTGGGGATCGCCAGCGAGGCGCCGGTCTTGATCTCGTCCCAGTTCTTCACCTTCTTCGAATAGATGCCCATCGGGAAGTTCACGGTGCCGCCGACGGATACGATCTTGTACTTGCGGTCGGCGATCTGGTTATCGAGATAGGGCTGGTGCTGGAACGAATTGGCCTGCAGGTCGCCGGCCTCCAGCGCCGCGTTCGGCACCACATAGTCGGAGAATTCGACGACCTGGATGTCGAGGTCCTTCTTGGCGGCGACCGCCTTCACGGCCTCCATGATCTGGGCATGCGGCCCGGCGGTGACACCGACCTTGATGGTCTCGGCATGGGCAGCGGTCGTCAGCGCAAGGGCTGCGACGACCGAGAGAGCGAGAGAGCGTAGCGACATATTCGGTTCCTGTGGTGGTGTTGAAGATTGATCGAAGCGGTTCAGTTCGTGTCCCGGACGCGACGCAGCGTGCAACGCTGCTTCGCAGATCCGGGACCGTACCGATCGCCGGCGTTTTTGACGGTCCCGGCTCAGCAGTGCGCTACGCCGCTAAGATGCGGCGCACTGCACTGCGTCCGGGACACGTCCCATAAGTGACCTCACGAATGACGGTTGCGCTTGTCGAGGCGGCGCGAGAGCCGGTCGCCGATGGTCTGCACGCCCTGCACCAGCACGATCAGCACGATGACCACGGTGGCCATCACCTCCGGCATGAAGCGCTGGTAGCCATAGCGGATGCCGAGATCGCCAAGCCCGCCGCCGCCGACCGCGCCGACCATCGCGGAGTAGCCGATCAGGCTGACCGTGGCGAGCGTCAGCGCCAGCGTCACCGCCGGCAGGGCTTCCGGCAGCAGCACCTTCTGCACGATCTGCAGCGGACTGGCGCCAAAGGCGCGCGCGGCTTCGACCAGGCCCTGGTCGACTTCGCGGATCGCGCCCTCGATGACGCGGGCAATGAAGGGAATTGCGGCGATGGTCAGCGGCACCACCGCGGCGCTGGTGCCGATCGAGGTGCCGGCGATCAGCCGCGTCAGCGGCACGATGGCCACCACCAGGATGATGAACGGCGTCGAGCGCGTGGCGTTGACCACGAGGCCGAGCAGACGATTGACCATCGGCGCCGGGAACAGTTCGTTGGCGCGGCTGGTGGCGAGAAAGATGCCGAGCGGCAGGCCGACCAGCGTGCCGAAGGTGCCGGCCAGCGCCACCATGGTCAGGGTGTCCAGGGTCGACCAGGCAATCAGCGACAACAGTTCAGGCGACATAGCCAAGGTGCTCCACTTTGTTGCGGGTGCTGGTCAGCTCGGCCACCAGCTTCGCCAACAATTCGGGCTCGGCGGCGACGGATGCGATCAGCGTGCCGAACGGATGGTCGGCGACATATTCGATCTGGCCATGCATGATGTTGAAATCG
It encodes the following:
- a CDS encoding HlyD family secretion protein; the encoded protein is MSQADQNQNPALTPAQQTWRRLAIPLVALAAAVTFIVVATLRWDIWIGGMAVQSTNDAYIRAETTRLSSRVAGAVLAVPVRDFQRVKAGDLLVQIDPADYEAQVAQAQAAVAAAQAALDNLANQVELQYATIAQAEAQRVSAQALEVEARQEQERQQSLTRTEAGTRQKFEQAVAAYAKAQADVKASAAIIAAQRHQLEVLAGTKQQRAADLLGARAALDAAKLRLGYTRIVAPFDGVVGERQVQAGDYVNIGSSLISVVPLPNVYVIANYKETQLTRVQPGQPVDIIVDTFSDQPLRGRVERISPASGSQFALLPPDNATGNFTKVVQRVPVRIELDPGQQLQQRLLPGMSVTARIHTDQPAVATRGDAIHGTK
- a CDS encoding (2Fe-2S)-binding protein, translating into MAYSININGVSHSVDVDSDTPLLWVLRDVLGMTGTKFGCGEALCGACTVHQDGSAVRSCVTPIDSVGDSRITTIEAIGQTPAGARIQKAWLDLEVVQCGYCQSGQIMSATALLASNPSPKDSDIDDAMAGNICRCGTYVRIREAIKHAAAAPATNGQKG
- a CDS encoding HAD family hydrolase, coding for MDAIFLDLDGTLTDPKVGITRSIQHALAALDQPVPAEQDLLWCIGPPLITSFRTMLGDEARAARAVTLYRERFSDIGLYENKLYDGIHELLTGLKAAGPRLFVATSKAHVFASRIIEHFGLAGYFEHVYGAELDGTRGEKTALLHYALDQRGLAGNRAVMVGDRSFDMIGARNNAMTPVGVLYGYGNEQELRGAGAAHVCVTPQAVGVRLAGLLGATKIA
- a CDS encoding amino acid ABC transporter substrate-binding protein; the protein is MGYKHATGILIAAALCAGPASAQELTGTLKKIKDSGAITIGFRDSSVPFSYLDDNQKPVGFAMDICYKIVDAVKKELKNDKIEVKLNPVTSATRIPLIANGTVDLECGSTTNNVDRQKQVSFTNTHFLTASRFVSKKSSKINSIDDLKGKSVVSTSGTTNIKQLTEANAARNLGINVIAAKDHAEAFLMVETDRAVAFVMDDILLASLAAGSKDPSGYVISKDAFSKPEPYGIMLRKDDAAFKKVADDATAALYKSADGKKLYDKWFMSAIPPKGLNLNVPMGAEQAKAFAKPSDSADPDAYTN
- a CDS encoding amino acid ABC transporter permease, which encodes MFSDFDFNVIWRSLPYLFEQGMTFTLTLTAIATVGGLILGTLVALMRLSSNVALSTFAASYVNLMRSLPLVLVIFLFYFLMPYIGQWILRADQPVQVGAYTSTIVTFTLFEAAYFSEIMRAGIQSIPRGQVMAGYAIGLNYREVMRHVVLPQAFRNMLPVIFTQTIVLFQDTSLVYVLSITDFLGAASKVAQRDGRLTEMYLFAAVVYFAICFTASFFVKRLQKRISIIR
- a CDS encoding amino acid ABC transporter ATP-binding protein is translated as MITIDNVSKWYNPTFQVLKHCSTTVDKGEVVVVCGPSGSGKSTLIKTVNALEPVQEGTILVDGLNVTTMKKDLPKLRSRVGMVFQHFELFPHLRIVENLCLGQTKVLGRSEDAARAKAMKMLERVGLTAHAEKYPGQLSGGQQQRVAIARALVMDPICMLFDEPTSALDPEMINEVLDVMVELAKEGMTMMVVTHEMGFAKKVANRVIFMDAGEIVEDAQKDDFFGHPRSDRAQQFLSKILAH
- a CDS encoding MetQ/NlpA family ABC transporter substrate-binding protein, whose product is MSLRSLALSVVAALALTTAAHAETIKVGVTAGPHAQIMEAVKAVAAKKDLDIQVVEFSDYVVPNAALEAGDLQANSFQHQPYLDNQIADRKYKIVSVGGTVNFPMGIYSKKVKNWDEIKTGASLAIPNDPTNGGRVLLLLRDKGVIKLKDGVGFKPTMLDITENPKKLKIIEIDAAQTPRTLDDVDAAGVNTNYATQSGLDPVKDALLREDPKGPYANVIAVRIADKDKPWVKTLVESYQSPEIKEFIATKFKGAVLATW
- a CDS encoding methionine ABC transporter permease; protein product: MSPELLSLIAWSTLDTLTMVALAGTFGTLVGLPLGIFLATSRANELFPAPMVNRLLGLVVNATRSTPFIILVVAIVPLTRLIAGTSIGTSAAVVPLTIAAIPFIARVIEGAIREVDQGLVEAARAFGASPLQIVQKVLLPEALPAVTLALTLATVSLIGYSAMVGAVGGGGLGDLGIRYGYQRFMPEVMATVVIVLIVLVQGVQTIGDRLSRRLDKRNRHS